The Acidobacteriota bacterium nucleotide sequence GGAATGTTGATCCGGTTCAGGAAGTCGAAGATCGGAGCGTTCTCGTCGATCTGGCTGAGATCGAACACGCCGCCCTGCGACTGGTACCAGTCGAAGACCTCGCGCAGTACCTCCGGTGAGGTCAGGCAATCGACATTCGGAGTGCAGTTGGTATTGATCGCCGGGCCGGCGTAGTCGAACCGGTAATCGCCGACGGCACCACCGTTGGAGGAACCGTCACCGATGCTGCCGGTGCCCACCAGAGCCGCGACATAGGAGCCGTAGCTGGCGTTGAAGACCCACTCGCCGTCACCGCGCATGTCGTAGCTGGCGCCGAGGCGGGGGCTGATCTTGTCGTCGTTGGCGACGGTGGCGCCGGCACTGTTGGTGCCGTCGTTCTCGTCGTAGCGCACGCCGACGTTGAAGCTCCACTTGTCGTTGAGCTGCCAAGAGTCGTTGACATAGAAGCTGTTGGTCTGGAAGGACGTCGGCTGGGCGAGGTCCTCGTTGAAGATGGCGAACCAGCGGATCCAGGGCGTCGACGAGGCGTTGGGATCGAAGATCGGGAACGGGCTGCCGTTGGCGCTGTCGAGAACGATGTTGCCAGCGGCGTCGCGCACGACGTCCGAGCCGTAGACCGTGAAGTCGCTACCGGTCTGGTGGTTGATCGAGAAGATGCTGTCCTCGAAGGTGTCGTAGCCGACCTTGAGATCGTGCGTACCGCCGCCCTCGGTGGTCAAGAAGTAGCTCAGGTTGACGAGCTGGTTCTCGTTGTCCCGGGACTGATCTTCACAGGAGCCGCAAAAGGTCGGCGACCAGTAGCGGAAGCCCTCGCCGCGGGTGCGGATGAGGGTGCCCTCGATGAGGTCCGGCACACCGCCGGCGCCGCGCGCGATGATGAACTCACGCTCCGACAGTTGGGCCTCGAGGAACAGGTTCGAGGTCAGGATGCCGGTGTAGTTCACCGACTGGATTTCCTGCGGGTCCTCGCGCTGAGCGTTCAGGCTGCGCAGATCGAGGACGGTTCCGAAATCGGTGTTGGTCTGGACTTGCTCGATCTCGAGGTACGAGCCGATGACGCTGTGGCTCGGGTGTGGCGTGATCGTCAGCTTGCCTTCGGTGCGCTCCTCGGAGTTGCTCGTCGGATAGGTGATGTTGGTCAGGTCGGTCGAGTTGGTGTTGCTGGTTTCGCGGTCGCGGCCGGCGGCGAAGAACCACAGGTGGTCCTTCCACAGGAAGCCGCCGAGGGTGGCCTCGAAGGTCTCGCTGATGTCGTCGACGCGCTCGCCGGAGAGCTCCGTCTCGGAGATCCAGTCGTCATTGGTCAGGTTGGCCCGGAAGGAGCCTTCGAACTCGTTACCACCGGACTTGGTGATCGAGTTGACGACGCCGCCGGTGAAGCGGCCGTACTCGGCGGAGATGCCGGACACGGCGACGGTGGTCTCTTGAATGGCGTCTTCGATGAACAGCGGCAGGATCGAGCCGCGCACGTTCTCGTTGATCACCACGCCGTTGATCAGCCAGAGGTTCTCGAAGGACATGGCGCCGGAGATCGATGGCGCCGAGCTCGGGCCGGTGTTGGCGACCCCCGGTGCGAGATTGATCGCCGAAGCCATGCTGCGCTGCACCGGCAGATTCTCGAGCTCATCGAGGGTGATGTTGGAGGCGCCGGTGACGGTCTCCGAGATGGCCGCCTGGGCGGCGGTCACCACGATCTCTTCGCTGACCTCACCGAGCTCCATAGTGATGTTCGACAGAGTGGCGTTGGCGGCCGAGATCTTGACCTGCTGGGTCGAGGTCTTGAAGCCCGCGAGCTCGTAGGTGACCTGGTAGTCCCCGGGCGGCAGGAAGGCGACCTTGTAGTCGCCGTTGACGCCGGTGGTGGTGACCCGTGAGCCCTGCAGGCTCGGCGACGCTGCCGTGATGGTGACGCCGGGGAGACCGGCTCCATCCTGGTCGGTGATGCGTCCGTTGAGAGTGCCTGTCGGGTTCTGAGCGAACACCGTCGGCGCCAGTAGCAGGCCGAGGGTGATTGCCACGAGAACGGCCCGACTCCAATGGCCAGTGGTCTTCATGCGATGGACTCCTATGAGAAGTTGTCGGCGCCACTCGATGCGCCTAGCGGTTGGTCGGGGAACCGCCCCGACGCGGAAGCGAAAGCGAGCCGCCGCCCTCACGGGCTTCATCGGTCGCTGTCCATCGCCAGTCTTATTTTGCAAGCCTTAAGCCATTGTGAACTTTCTGTTCAAGTGTCTGAATTTAAATGGCTTGTGAGGTTTGTCGATGGTCATTCGAAGGTCCTCCCGTCTTGCTCCTTGAATCCGGCGTACGGAAATTTGAATGTATCGGCATCGTCACAGGAACTGTGCCATCGCCCCTTGGGCATGGCTTGAAATGCAGTTGCCTTCTGCGCCGCCGAGAGCCTGTTACGATCCCCCCTCTCGACCATGGACGCCTTGCCGCCAACCTCGCCGCAGCCAGCCCCGGGCCACCGTCGTCTTGGTAAGGCCCCGAAGGGCCGCGAGATCGCCGTTGCGCTGGCGTTGGCGGCCGCCGTCATGGGCTGCGGAACCCCTTCGTCTCGGGACGACGGGCCGTCGTCGGTACCCTCGCGGGCGGGTTCCGACGGCGAGGTCTTTCGCGACATCGCCGCCGCCTCGGGTCTCGAGTTCCGCCACTTCAACGGAATGTCCGGCGAGCTCTATCTCTCGGAGATCACTTGCGCCGGCGGCGCCTTCGGCGATTTCGACGGCGATGGTGACCTCGATGTCTACCTTTTGCAGGGCGCCATGCTGGGACCCGGCAAAGAGTTCGACGACGCCACCGAGGCACCGTCCGAGCGGCCGCCGCGGGACCGCCTCTTCCTCAACCGCCTGGCCGAGAGCGGTGAGGTGGCCTTTGTCGATGGCAGCGCTGGCCTGGGGGTGGCGGCCACCGGATATGGCTGCGGAGTCGCCACCGGCGACTTCGATGGCGACGGTCGCCTCGACCTGTATCTCGCCAACCTGGGCTCGAATCAACTGTTGCGGAATCTCGGTGGCGGTGCCTTCGAAGACGTCACCGAGGCGGCCGGCGCCGACGATCGGCGGTCGAGCGTGACGGCGGCCTTCGTCGACTATGACCGCGATGGCTGGCTCGACCTCTTCATCGGCAACAACGTCGAGTTCGATCACTCCGGCGAAACGGTTTGTCGCAGTCTCACCGGGGCGCCCGACTACTGTGGTCCGGGGGCCTATCCCTCGCAGGCGGATCGTCTGCTGCGCAACCGCGGGGACGGCACCTTCGAGGACGTGACGGCCGCCGCCGGCCTCGGCCGGCAGCGCCTGCCCACCCTCGGCGTGACCGTCGCCGATCTCGATGGCGACGACTGGCTCGACCTCTATGTCGCCAACGACGGCAAGCCCAATGGCCAGTGGGTCAACGACCGCGAGGGGGGCTTCCGGGACGCGGCCCTGGCGGCGGGCAGCGCGGTCAATGGCAGCGGTGCGGCCGAGGCCAGCATGGGAGTCGATGCCGGCGACTTCGACAACGATGGCGATGAAGACCTCTTCTTGGCCCATCTGATCAAGGAGAGCAACACCCTTTACCGAAACGATGGCCGGGGCCGCTTCGACGACCGCACCAGCAGCGCCGGTCTGGCTTCGCCGAGCCTGCCGTTCACCGCCTTCGGCTCTGGTTGGCTGGACTACGACAACGACGGCCACCTCGATCTCCTGGTGGTCAATGGCGCCGTCACCATGATCCCGGCCCTGGTGGCCTCCGGCGACCCCTTTCCGCTACATCAGCGCAACCAGCTCTTCCGCAATCTCGGCGACGGCCGCTTCGTCGAGACCACCGCCAGTGCCGGCGAGGTCTTCGAGCTTTCCGAGGTCAGCCGTGGGGCCGCCTTCGGCGACATCGACAACGATGGCGACGTCGATGTCCTGGTGGTCAACAACAGTGGTGAGGTGCGCCTGCTCGAAAATCGCCTGGGGCAGGATGCCGGCTGGCTCGGGCTGCGACTGGTCGGGCCCAGCGGCGGCGATGCGCTCGGCGCCCGGGTGACCTTGCGCACCGCCAGCGGGGAGCGGCGGCTCCGCCGGGTGCGCAGCGAAGGCAGCTACAACGCCGCCCACGATCCGCGCGTTCTCTTTGGCCTCGGCGGCGAGCGGGAAGTCGACGCCGTCGAGGTACGCTGGCCCGACGGTCGCGTCGAGCGCTTCGCGGCGCCGCCGACGGGGGTCTACACGACCCTGGTCCAGGGTCAGGGCGAGGAGATCTCACCGTCGGGGGCCAGCTCGCCCTCGGCGGCCGAGCCATGACCCAGCATCTGCGAGCCACCCCGAAAGGGCTCCTCGCCCTGGTCGCGGCGGTCAGCTGTTGGTCCTGCGGCGGTGTTCCGGAGCCGCGCTGGATCGACGCCACCGTCGCCTCGGGCCTCGACTTCGTCCACGACAACGGGATGGATGGCAGCTTCACCATCGGTGAGGTGATGGGGAGCGGGGGAGCGCTCTTCGACTTCGACCGCGACGGCGATCTCGACCTTTTCCTGGTGCAGGGCGGATCGCTGAAGCAGCCGGCCGAGCGGCCCGGCGACCGGCTCTATCGCAATGAAGGCACGGTCGATGGCGTGCCGCAGTTTCGCGATGTCACCGCCGCCAGCGCCCTGGTGGAGCAGGACTACGGCATGGCGGTGGCGGTCGCCGACTACGACAACGATGGCTGGCTGGACCTCTACGTCACCAACGACGGGCCCAACCGCCTGTGGCGCAACCGCGGCGACGGCACCTTCGAAGACGTCACCGCCCGCGCCGGCGTGGAGGAGGAGCGCTGGAGCGTGCCGACCTTGTTCTTCGACTATGACGGCGACGGCTGGAGCGACCTCTATGTCGGCAACTACCTCGAGCACGATCCCGCCACCGCCCCTCGCTGCACCACCACGGCCGGTCGCCGGGACTATTGCGGTGCGCTCAATTTCCCGCCCGTCGAGGACCGCCTGTGGCGCAACCGCGGTGACGGTACCTTCGAGGACGTCACCGCCGAGGTCGGTCTGGCTCGGGGCACCACGGCCCCCGGCGCCGCCCTCGGGGCGCTGGCGGCGGACTTCGACGGCGATGGCCGCCTCGATCTCTATGTCGCCAACGACGCCACCTCCAACCACCTGTGGCTCAACCGCGGTGACGGCCGCTTCGAAGAGTCGGCCCTGACCGCCGGCCTCGCCGTCAACGGTTCCGGCAAAGCCGAGGCCAGCATGGGGATCGCGGCCGACGACTTCGACGCCGATGGCGACCTCGATCTCCTGCTCACCCATCTGGTGGTCGAGACCAACACCCTCTACCGCAATCTCGGCGGCGGTCGCTTCCGCGACGACACGGCGGTCGTCGGCCTCGGCGGACCGAGCGTCGTGAACACCGGTTTCGGCGCCGTCTGGCTCGACGACGACCGCGACGGCGCCCTCGATCTGCTGGTGGTCAACGGCGCCGTGCAAACCCGCGAAGAGCTGGTGCAGGCGGGAGAGGCGTATCCTCTGCACGAGGAGAATCAGCTATTCCGGGCCCGCGACGGGCGCTTCACGGCCGATTCCCCTCCCGGTGGAGGTCGGTCCGAGGTCAGCCGCGGACTGCTCACCGGCGATGTCGACAACGATGGAGATCTCGATGTGTTGGTGACCAACAATCATGGTCCGGTCCGCCTCTACCTGCGCGCCGGAGTGCCCGTCGGCTCCTGGAGCGGCGTGGTCCTCGAGACCGCTGCCGGCGGTCCGGCGACCGGGGCCGTCGCTGTCGACGGCGCGGGGCGCCACCGCTGGCAGCTCGCTGGCGGCAGCTATGCCAGCGTCAGCGACTGGCGCTGGCAACTCACCGGCGCGGCGGCGACGGCCGCCACCCTCGAGGTGCGATGGCCGGACGGCACCGTCGAGGCTTGGCGCGACCTTCCCCGCGGTCGCTACAGCACCCTGCGGCAGGGAGCCGGAGACAGCCTGGGGGTGGAGCGATGAACCGCCGGTGGTGCCGTCGGCTCCTCGCTGGCCTCGTCCTCGTCGCGCTCCCATCCTGCGGCGGTTCGTCCTGGCCGGACCTCGCGCCGCTGCCGGCTCTCGATCTGGCGAGCGCCGAGGAGGGGGCTCGCGAGCAGCTCGAGGGCAAACGCCGGTCCCTCGACGATCTGCTGGCGGCGGAGGCGACGCCGGTGGGGCGCGAGGCGGCGGCGGAGACTTTCGGCGAGCTCGGGCTGCTCTATGTCGCCTATGAGTTCCTGGCCGCTGCCGAGGTGTGCCTCGAGAACGCTGCGCGGCTGCAGCCGGACGACTACCGCTGGACCTATCTCCAGGGGTACCTGCTGGGGGTCCAGGGCCGCCTACCGGAGGCGGTCGAGCGCTATCGCCGAGCCCAGTCCCGAGCACCGGACTTTCTGCCCTTGCCCCTGCGCCTCGGACGGGCCCATCTCGATCTCGGGGACGGGGCGGAGGCGCGTCGCGCCTTCGAGCGCGCCCTCGAGCTCGACCCGCAGGCGGCCGCCGGCCACGAAGGGCTCGGTCGGGTGGCGGCGATGGAGGGCGATGCGGCGGCGGCGGTGGCGGCCTTCGAGCGCGCCCTCGAGCTCGAGCCGCGGGCTTCCGGCGTCTACTACGCGCTGTCCCAGGCGCTGCGCGAGCTCGGCCGGAGCGAGGCCGCCGACACTGCTCTGGCGCGCCGGGGCGATGTGGCGACGCGCATTCCCGATCCGCTGATCAACTCCCTGGCCTCGGTGGCGGAGAGCTCGCAGTTCTACCTCATGCAGGGCGCCGAGGCGCTCGACGATCAGCGCTTCGAAGACGCCGTCGGGGCCTACCGTGAGGCGATTGCGCGCGATGGCGGCCAGCTCCAGGCGCATCGCGGTGTGGCCGTCGCCCTCGACGGACTGGGGGACACGGTGGGTGCGGCACAGGCCTTGGCCGAAGGCTTGGACCGGGCCGACTCGGCGACGCCGGCGGCCGAAGTCGGCGAAGCGACGCGTTTCCTCGGCAGTTTGCTGGTGCGTCTCGACCGCGAGGGCGAGGCCATCGATCTCTTCCGCCGCTCCCTCGGCGCGGCTCCGGATCAACCGGCGGTGCGCCTGGCCCTCGCCAACTCGTTGGCTCGGCAGCAGCGCTGGCAAGAGGCCCGCCAGGAGTTCGACGCTCTGATCGCAGCCATGCCGCAAGCCTCTCCGGTCCTGCTCGAGAAGCGCGGTACCGTCCTGCTGCAGCTCGGCGAGCGGGCCGAGGCGCTCGAGGATTTTCGCCAGGCCGCCGCCGCCGATCCCCGCGACCCGGCCCTCCGGCAGCGCTTGATGCGGGCCTTCGAGGCCCTCGGCGAGAGCCGGGCGGCGAGCCGCGAGCGCGCCGCCCTCCAGCGACTCGCCGGGGAGAGCGATTCACCAACCCTGCTCGCCGCCGCCGAGGCGCGGGTACGCGCCGGTGATCACGCCGGAGCCATCGTCGCCTATCGGGAGGTCCTCGAGCAGGATGGCTCGGCCTTGCCGGCACGCCTCGGCCTGGCTTCGGTGCTCGGCCATCTCGGCCGCTATGACGAGGCGGCGGAGGAGTTCGCTCGCCTGCTGGCGGCGGCGCCGCGGTCGGCGGCGGCCCATCGTGGCCGGGTGGTGTCGTTGCTGCTCGGCGAGCGCTACGGCGAGTGTCGAGTCGCGCTGCAGGACGCCCTGCGCAGCTTTCCACGGGATCGCGCCTTCGCCCTCACCCAGGTGCGCTTGTTGGCCTCGGCGCCCGATGTTCGGGTGCGCGACGGCGCTCTGGCCCTGGAGATTGCTCGCCGCCTCGCCGAGGAGGACGATTCCCGGCAGGTCCGCTCGGTCCTCGCCCTGGCCCACGCCGAGGCCGGCCTCTTTCCGCGTGCCGTCGAGCTAGAGCGCGGTTTGTCGTCGTCGGGTGAGCGCCTCGAGGCCTTCGAGGCCGGGCGTGCCTGGATCAGCCAGGGCCCCGACGAGCTCTTGGTGGATTTGCGTTAGAGGCCCGCTGAAAAGGTCGCGCGGCGACTTTCGGTAGAAACAAAAAGTCCCCTCGGACCGACCGCCGTGAGGTCATGGTCCGAGGGGAACCTTCTCGGGGGTTGCGTCGAGAAGGCAGGGAGATTGTGCGATTGAGGACTCTCGGCTCTTTCAGCAGTCTGCTAGCAGATCCTTGAAGAATCTTCGCTCCTGTAGAGATCCCGAGCCCAACGGGCGAGGCGGCGCCGCTAGGTGCCGAGGTCGGGGGAGAGGCCGCACGACATGTGCGTGCGGCCGAGGGGGGCGCCTCTAGCCCCCCTGAAACAGACGGCAGGCGCTGAATAAGTCGCCACGCGACTTTTTCAGTAGCCTGCTACCTGATGATGGCGCCGACCAGCGGGTTGGCGGCGGAGACCTCTTCCAGGGTGACTTCCTCGAGCTCCGGGTTGGCGACGGTCAAGTTGGCGTAGGTGATGGCGCCGCCGTTGGGGCTGGTGCAGAAGAGCTGCTCGACATCGCGCAGGCGGACGGTCACCTTGAGCAGGCCGTCGGAGAAGGTGAAGAAGCGCACGAACCAGTCGAAGCCGGTGAGGTTGCGATCGACCCGCTCGAGGACGCAGAAGCCGGGCTGGTTGGTGACCTCGGCGGTGGGGATACCGGTGCGGCGGCGGAAGGGCGAGTCGCTGAGCAGGGGCACACCGCCG carries:
- a CDS encoding TonB-dependent receptor, producing the protein MKTTGHWSRAVLVAITLGLLLAPTVFAQNPTGTLNGRITDQDGAGLPGVTITAASPSLQGSRVTTTGVNGDYKVAFLPPGDYQVTYELAGFKTSTQQVKISAANATLSNITMELGEVSEEIVVTAAQAAISETVTGASNITLDELENLPVQRSMASAINLAPGVANTGPSSAPSISGAMSFENLWLINGVVINENVRGSILPLFIEDAIQETTVAVSGISAEYGRFTGGVVNSITKSGGNEFEGSFRANLTNDDWISETELSGERVDDISETFEATLGGFLWKDHLWFFAAGRDRETSNTNSTDLTNITYPTSNSEERTEGKLTITPHPSHSVIGSYLEIEQVQTNTDFGTVLDLRSLNAQREDPQEIQSVNYTGILTSNLFLEAQLSEREFIIARGAGGVPDLIEGTLIRTRGEGFRYWSPTFCGSCEDQSRDNENQLVNLSYFLTTEGGGTHDLKVGYDTFEDSIFSINHQTGSDFTVYGSDVVRDAAGNIVLDSANGSPFPIFDPNASSTPWIRWFAIFNEDLAQPTSFQTNSFYVNDSWQLNDKWSFNVGVRYDENDGTNSAGATVANDDKISPRLGASYDMRGDGEWVFNASYGSYVAALVGTGSIGDGSSNGGAVGDYRFDYAGPAINTNCTPNVDCLTSPEVLREVFDWYQSQGGVFDLSQIDENAPIFDFLNRINIPGATTQVRGTLESPGAEELTFGVTKRLGSKGLLRADVVLREWEDFYGNNTTLANGTVPTSSGPADLTLIGNFGSDQLSRDYTGLHTQFRYRFTDRFTFAGNYSLSNTEGNVNGETTRSGPIPATIQSYPEYIQASWNFPDGDLRTDQRHKLRVWGSYDLINTGFHNLNGTVLLNYFSGQPYGANANIDPRPFVDNPGYQTPPTAVTYFFTDRDAFRTDDITRVDLALNYAFTFNAFGRGVELFLQPEVINVLDADGVIDPNGLDANEGITLLAPFDPFTETPVEGVNYRRNSNFGQPLNENDFQTPRTFRFSVGFRF
- a CDS encoding CRTAC1 family protein is translated as MDALPPTSPQPAPGHRRLGKAPKGREIAVALALAAAVMGCGTPSSRDDGPSSVPSRAGSDGEVFRDIAAASGLEFRHFNGMSGELYLSEITCAGGAFGDFDGDGDLDVYLLQGAMLGPGKEFDDATEAPSERPPRDRLFLNRLAESGEVAFVDGSAGLGVAATGYGCGVATGDFDGDGRLDLYLANLGSNQLLRNLGGGAFEDVTEAAGADDRRSSVTAAFVDYDRDGWLDLFIGNNVEFDHSGETVCRSLTGAPDYCGPGAYPSQADRLLRNRGDGTFEDVTAAAGLGRQRLPTLGVTVADLDGDDWLDLYVANDGKPNGQWVNDREGGFRDAALAAGSAVNGSGAAEASMGVDAGDFDNDGDEDLFLAHLIKESNTLYRNDGRGRFDDRTSSAGLASPSLPFTAFGSGWLDYDNDGHLDLLVVNGAVTMIPALVASGDPFPLHQRNQLFRNLGDGRFVETTASAGEVFELSEVSRGAAFGDIDNDGDVDVLVVNNSGEVRLLENRLGQDAGWLGLRLVGPSGGDALGARVTLRTASGERRLRRVRSEGSYNAAHDPRVLFGLGGEREVDAVEVRWPDGRVERFAAPPTGVYTTLVQGQGEEISPSGASSPSAAEP
- a CDS encoding CRTAC1 family protein, whose translation is MTQHLRATPKGLLALVAAVSCWSCGGVPEPRWIDATVASGLDFVHDNGMDGSFTIGEVMGSGGALFDFDRDGDLDLFLVQGGSLKQPAERPGDRLYRNEGTVDGVPQFRDVTAASALVEQDYGMAVAVADYDNDGWLDLYVTNDGPNRLWRNRGDGTFEDVTARAGVEEERWSVPTLFFDYDGDGWSDLYVGNYLEHDPATAPRCTTTAGRRDYCGALNFPPVEDRLWRNRGDGTFEDVTAEVGLARGTTAPGAALGALAADFDGDGRLDLYVANDATSNHLWLNRGDGRFEESALTAGLAVNGSGKAEASMGIAADDFDADGDLDLLLTHLVVETNTLYRNLGGGRFRDDTAVVGLGGPSVVNTGFGAVWLDDDRDGALDLLVVNGAVQTREELVQAGEAYPLHEENQLFRARDGRFTADSPPGGGRSEVSRGLLTGDVDNDGDLDVLVTNNHGPVRLYLRAGVPVGSWSGVVLETAAGGPATGAVAVDGAGRHRWQLAGGSYASVSDWRWQLTGAAATAATLEVRWPDGTVEAWRDLPRGRYSTLRQGAGDSLGVER
- a CDS encoding tetratricopeptide repeat protein; its protein translation is MNRRWCRRLLAGLVLVALPSCGGSSWPDLAPLPALDLASAEEGAREQLEGKRRSLDDLLAAEATPVGREAAAETFGELGLLYVAYEFLAAAEVCLENAARLQPDDYRWTYLQGYLLGVQGRLPEAVERYRRAQSRAPDFLPLPLRLGRAHLDLGDGAEARRAFERALELDPQAAAGHEGLGRVAAMEGDAAAAVAAFERALELEPRASGVYYALSQALRELGRSEAADTALARRGDVATRIPDPLINSLASVAESSQFYLMQGAEALDDQRFEDAVGAYREAIARDGGQLQAHRGVAVALDGLGDTVGAAQALAEGLDRADSATPAAEVGEATRFLGSLLVRLDREGEAIDLFRRSLGAAPDQPAVRLALANSLARQQRWQEARQEFDALIAAMPQASPVLLEKRGTVLLQLGERAEALEDFRQAAAADPRDPALRQRLMRAFEALGESRAASRERAALQRLAGESDSPTLLAAAEARVRAGDHAGAIVAYREVLEQDGSALPARLGLASVLGHLGRYDEAAEEFARLLAAAPRSAAAHRGRVVSLLLGERYGECRVALQDALRSFPRDRAFALTQVRLLASAPDVRVRDGALALEIARRLAEEDDSRQVRSVLALAHAEAGLFPRAVELERGLSSSGERLEAFEAGRAWISQGPDELLVDLR